The stretch of DNA GTGGTTGCGGGGTCAGGCGCGGCCTGATGTGCCTTTCACGCGGGAAGGGGAAGTGCTGCTGCAAAACGGTTGGCGAATTAGCGCGAGTGATTATCGCAATGGCCCGCAACCTTATCGTATTGAATTATTGCGTGACGATTTGAAAGTCCGCATTTTGATTAATGAATGGATCACATCAAGCCCATGAGTTTCACCCCCATAATTGATGCGCAAGGTTTTGCCGCTTTCCCTGCGCCCGCCAAACTGAACTTGTTTTTGCATATCACTGGGCGACGTGCCGATGGTTATCATTTACTCGAATCGATTTTTCAGTTGATCGATGCGCATGACACGATCTGGCTGCGAGTGCGTCAAGACGGTCAAGTAATTCACCACAACCCAATCGAGAATGTCCCTGCTGAAAGCGATTTGACTGTGCGTGCCGCCCGATTATTGCAAGGGCATACTCAACAGCAGTTGGGAGTCGATATTCGCGTAGAAAAGCGGTTGCCTATGGGCGGCGGGATGGGCGGTGGCAGTTCAGATGCTGCAACGGTATTGCTGGCATTGAATCGCTTATGGTCGCTCAATTTATCGCGTCAGGCCTTGATGACCTTGGGTTTGCAACTTGGTGCCGATGTGCCTTTTTTCATTTTTGGGCGCAATGCCTTGGTGGAAGGTATTGGCGAAATCATGACGCCAATCGAGACGCCCGTGGCTCATTTTGTTGTGCTGCATCCACCCGTGCATGTGCCAACCCCCGCGATTTTTGGCGACCCAGAGTTGACAAGGGATACGCCATCACTTAAAGTCGCGCTCCTTGAAGGAAGGGCTGATCAGGTCGAATTAAAAAACGATCTGGAACCAGTTGCGGTGCGCAAATTTCCGCAGATTGCTGAATGTATCCAATGGCTTAGCCAGTATGCTCCAGCAAAAATGACAGGATCTGGTAGTTGCGTATTTGCCCAATTTATTGCTGATGGCGCTGAAAAAAACGCTTCACAAAATCGTGCAAATGCCGTAATATCCTGCCTTCCTAAAGAGATGACCGGTTTTGTTAGTTCAACGCTGAGTCAACACCAGTTACTCGATTTTGCATCAGATTGATTTGACGCAGTATCGTTAGGGGAGTCGCCAAGTTGGTTAAGGCATCGGATTTTGATTCCGACATGCGAAGGTTCGAATCCTTCTTCCCCTGCCACCTATAAAAAGAAAAGCGTGTAATCACAAGTTACACGCTTTTCGTTTTTCAGGAAACGGAAATGGCTTACGACAGCCTCATGGTATTTACCGGCAACGCTAACCCGCGCCTTGCTGAACGTGTAGTAAATCACCTCGATATTTCATTGGGGCGTGCCACTGTTGGCCGTTTCTCTGATGGCGAAGTGACGGTTGAGTTGCTCGAAAACGTGCGTGGTCGCGACGTTTTTGTTTTGCAGTCGACTTGCGTACCTACCAACGACAACATCATGGAAATGATGTTGATGGTCGATGCATTAAAACGCGCCTCTGCTGGCCGTATTACTGCCGCGATTCCATACTTTGGTTATGCACGTCAGGATCGCCGTCCACGCTCAGCTCGGGTGCCGATTTCTGCCAAGATCGTTGCGAACATGCTGCAAGTGGCTGGCGTTGATCGCGTGTTGACGGTGGATGTCCACGCTGATCAGATCCAAGGCTTCTTCGACATTCCGGTGGATAATATTTATTCGACACCGGTGTTGCTCGCCGATATCCGTGCGAAAAACCATGAAGACCTGATGATTGTTTCTCCTGACGTGGGCGGCGTATTGCGTGCTCGTGCGATGGCGAAACAGTTGGGTGTTGATATGGCCATCATCGACAAGCGTCGTCCGAAAGCCAATGTGGCCGAGGTGATGCACATTATCGGTGACGTGAAAGATCGCACCTGTATCATCATCGATGACATGATCGACACCGCCAATACCCTGTGTAAAGCGGCTGAAGCGTTGAAAAAATTTGGCGCTAAAAAGGTCATGGCTTATGCGACTCACCCGGTATTCTCGGGCGCAGCGGTTGAGCGTATCTTGCAATCGGCTTTGGATGAAGTCGTTGTAACCGATACGATCCCGGTGTCAGAAGAAGCACAAGCCAGCGGTCGTGTCCGCGTGGTGTCGATTGCGGGTCTGTTGGCTGAAACCATGCGTCGCATCAACAACGAAGAGTCTGTATCTAGCCTGTTCGTCGATTAAGTTTTAAATGCCTGAGGGTATATGCTTGCAGGCATTGCAGTAAAAGTATTCAGGGGTTATACCCCGAATCGTGCGCTTCTCTGGTCGCGGGGGGCGCATGTTTATTTCCAAACTGGAGTTTTAAAATGACTTTCGAATTAAATGCTACAAGCCGCGCAAAGCAGGGCACTGGTGCGAGCCGCCGCCTGCGTAAAGCCGGTCAATTGCCAGGTATCGTTTACGGTGGTTCTGTTGAGCCAACCGCAATCAGCTTGGACCACAACAGCATGTACTACACGCTGCAAAACGAAAAATTCCACACTGCTCTGATCAATCTGTCGATTGACGGCGCTGCTGCTGAGCAAGTTTTGTTGCGCGCAGTTCAATACCACCCGTTCAAACAGCAAGTACAACACGTTGACTTCCAACGCGTAACTGCTGATTCTGTGATCGAGTTGAAAGTACCACTGCACTTCGTGAACGGCGATACTTGCCTGGGCGTGAAACTGCAAGGCGGCGCGATCAGCAACATCTTGAACGAAGTAATGGTACGTTGCGTTGCTTCTAAATTGCCAGAGTTCATCACTGTTGACCAAGCCAACTTGGCAGTGGGTAACCTGTCAGTTCACTTGTCTGACCTGGTATTGCCAGAAGGCGTACAGCTGGTTTCGTTGCTACGTGGCGCGGACTTGGCGGTATCTATGCTCAACGGCGCAAAAGGCTAATCCCTTTTCCTGTTTGGCATTGCCTGACGAAAAACCCCGCTTTGGCGGGGTTTTTTCATTTCAAGCCCGATTAGGCGGGTAAACACGGTATCATTTCGTTCGACACTTTTTTCTGCATCGATTCGTACAATGGCAATCAAATTAATCGTAGGGCTGGGTAATCCTGGCGCTGAATATGAAGCCACGCGGCATAACGCGGGCTTTTGGCTGGTCGATCAGCTCGCACGCGACGGCAAGATTATGCTGCGCCACGACAGCAAATTTCATGGCCTGATTGGGCGCGTCAATATTGCTGGGCATGATGTCTGGCTGCTACAGCCGCAAACCTTTATGAATCGCAGTGGTTTGGCGGTGGTGGCCTTGGCGCAGTTTTATAAGATTTTGCCGGATGAAATCTTGGTGGTGCACGACGAGCTCGATATTGCGCCGGGCTTGGCCAAGCTCAAGCAAGGTGGTGGACATGGCGGCCACAATGGTTTGCGCGATATTCAGGCGCATCTCGGTACGCCCAATTTCTGGCGTCTGCGCATCGGCGTTGGTCATCCGGGTAATAAGGCCGAAGTGGCTAATTTCGTGCTCAAGCCGCCGCGCAAAGAAGAGCAAGCGCTAATTGATGACGCGCTGATGAAATCGCTGGTGGTGCTGCCCAAGCTGCTGGCAGGCCAAGCTGGCGCGGCAATGAGTTTGCTGCACACCGATGAAAGTAAAAAACGTGAGCACAAGCCCGCACCAAAGGCGGCAGAATAACTAAACAAGCACAAGCTCTCCAGCATCGTTACCTCGCCTTGCCGTACTCATTGTACTGTCTGCGGCTGCAGTGCCTTGCTGGATAACTTTTGCAGAGTTACATAAAGTGGCAAGAAATGAGCAAAAAAGTAGCTATCCCCGTCAATATAGTGACCGGCTTTCTTGGCGTTGGCAAAACCACCGCCTTGATGAATCTGCTCGCCAATAAGCCTGCCGATGAATACTGGGCGATTGTCGTCAATGAGTTTGGCGAAGTCGGTATCGACGGTGCCAGCTTGTCGGCGGCAGGGGAGGGCTTGCAGGTTGCTGAAGTACCCGGTGGCTGTATTTGCTGCACCACCAGCCCGCAATTACGTGTGACGCTCACAAGACTGGCAAGGGGTATGCGTCCAGACCGCTTGCTAATTGAGCCTTCTGGCTTGGGACACCCGGCGGGTATTGTGGATTTGCTACGTGACCCGATGCTGGCGAGTGCATTTGAATTGCGCGCGATCATTACCTTGCTTGACCCGCGCCATTTGAACGATAGTCGCTACACCACACACGAAACCTGGCGCGATCAACTGCAGCTGGCCGATGTGCTGATTTTGAATAAATGCGATCTGGCCGACGCAGAGCAAATTGCTGCCGCCGAAAAAATGGCCGCCGCACAATTCCCACCCAAGCTGGCGGTGGCGCACACGCGACAAGGCATTTTTGCTGCCGAGTTACTCGATCTGGAATTACACCCCGAGCGCTGGTCTGATGCGCCCGAGTCGATTGCTCAGACGCATTCCCACCGACTGATGCCGCGCCGTAAAACCAGTGCGGAGATTGAGCCAATTCAGCCTGCCGCTTGGCCGATGCGTAAACAACAATCGAGTTTAGGCTCGCACAGCTGTGGTTGGATCTTTGCGCCAGACACGCTGTTTTCCAGTTCAAAAGTGGCGGCGCTGTTTGAGGTATTGAGCCAGCCGAGCGAGTTGGGGCTCAGTGGATTGAGCCGGGCCAAAGGCGTGTTTCAAACCGAGCGCGATTGGTATCGCTTTGACTGGGTGGAGGGTATGGTGGGCGCAGCGCCGAGCGCCTATCGCCGCGACAGTCGCTTTGAAGTGATTGTAGAAAGTGAAACAGCGCCCGATTGGACGCTGTTAGAAGCTAAGCTGCTTGCGACACTCATTACGCCGCGTTGAACATTTAGTCGCTCAACGCGCTACGCACTTGCCACATATAGGCATCGGCCATTTCGCCCAGCCCCGCTTCACGCAATGCCTTTTGCCAGCGGTCGATACAAAATTGCAGGTCATCAGCGGTTTTCATCACGTCAAACACGTCGAGCAGCATGTATTCCAGCTTATTGCCGAGATAAGTCTGGTCGGTCATTGTAATGATGCGGCGTACGTTTTGCAGTGCTTTGGCCGACGGTAATTGCTTGCCGCCCACAGCTTTGGGCGCTGGTTCTGCTGCAGGCTGGATGGTAGGGTCGAAAATGGTTGGTAACGGTGTATGTGAAGGCGCACCCTGCATGCCGATCAGACCTTGTTCCTGCAGCTTTACTAGGCGTAGTTTCAGGTCTTCAATATCTGGGTTGAAGGCGACTAAATCTGCGATGCGCTTTTGTCCATCAATCAGGAATAGTAATTGGCGTTGCTTAATGGGAAAACCAGGAGTGCGGGTTTGTAATTCATGGTTACCCAAATCAGTGCGGAAGAAGACTGTACCGTTATCCATGCGATTACCTGAAACCTTTCATGCGCGACTGCAAAAATAAAAGACTATGGTAAAGCGCAGCACTCAAGTTGAACATATCAAAATGTTACGCACTGATGATGTGCAAGTGTCGGAACGAAGCAAATCTAAGGCAGGCAATGTTTGCCACTGATTTATTGAATAAAACGTGTGTTTGAGCGTTCGATAGTGTGTTGTATATTAGAAACAGGTGATGTTGCCTTGCGTGGGCTGCATCACCTGTTTGCGCTGTTGAACGCTGCGGAGAGGGTTTAAAGGCCGCCGTAGGAGTGCAAGCCAGATAAGAACATATTGACGCCAATGAAAGCAAAAGTGGTTACTAGTAAGCCAATTACAGCCCACCATGCCAGTACATTGCCACGCCAGCCTTTGACCAGTCGGATATGCAACCATGCTGCGTAGTTAAGCCACACAATCAAAGCCCAAGTTTCTTTCGGATCCCAGCTCCAGTACCCGCCCCAAGCATCAGCAGCCCACATCGCCCCGAGTACCGTGGCAATGGTGAAAAACAAGAAGCCGACCGCAATTGCTTTGTACATCACCTCGCCCAGTGTGTCGTAGCTAGGTAATCGGTTTACCAGCCAACCTTTGGCCACCATCAGCTGTGCCACACCAAGCATGGCCGATAGCGCAAAAGCGCCGTAGCCAACAAAATTGGCGGGTACGTGAATCTTCATCCACCACGATTGCAGTGCCGGAATCAGCGGTTGAATTTCATGAGCTTGTCGATCAAATGTGTACCAAATAATGAAGCCAACCGCAGCGCAGATAATGGGGAGTACAAATGCCCCCATCGCTTTGGCTGAGAATTTTGCTTCGTAGTACAGATACATCAGCGTCGTTATCAAGCAGAACAAAATAAATACTTCATACAGATTCGATACCGGAATATGCCCTACATCAGAGCCAATCAGATAGCTTTCATACCAGCGAACTAGTTTGGAAATCATGGCCATTGCTGCACCCGCCCAAGCCAGCCCACTCGCGATACCCAAAGCGGTTGCCGAGCGTTTGAACATACCGACCCAATACATCAGCATGGATAGGAAAAACAGCACGCACATCCACATGACGGCAGATTGACTGGCTAAGACATATTTGAGCCAGAAGGCAGTTTGACCACGCGCTAATTCACCTTGGTACAGTGCGATTGCTGCTAGCGCCACTGCGCCGCAAACAGGGAAGAACCAGCGTAAAGGAGCCCAAAACCAGCCAAGCCAAATCAAACCAGCGGCAGAGCCGAGTAGGATGCCTTGCTCGTAATAATCAAGGTAATTGCTATATAGCCGCCATGTCATCGCAGCAGTCATCAGAATGAGCGCTGCAAAAGCGTAGTCTGGCCAGCGGCGCGCTTGCAAGAGAGAGGTCATCACAAATTACTCTTTGTTGCGGTTGAGAAGGGCGCTGGTATGTAGCGCAAATTCTTTATCTAGCTCAGGTGTTTTACGGTTGCTGCTCATCGCGACTAAAGTCCCTTGCGGGCTTAGGCGTATCCAGAGGCGATTTTCACGAATATAAAACATGCAAAATACACCCAGAATCAGCAGTAGCGAGCCCAGATAAACCACATTTTTACCTGGTGAGCGTGTTAGCTGAAAGCCGCTGGCTTTGACTTCAGTAAACCCATTTAGTTGCAGCAAAGTCGGGGCGCCATAGTCAAATAACTGGCTGGTGGCGACTAAGCTATCCATCAAGAAGCGATATTGTGCCTCGTTAACTGCTATGGTGGGTAAGCCCACTTGGCCTTGCGCGACGTCCATCGCGTCAATCATCGCACCTTGTAAAATTTTGAGATAGGTTTGGGCGACAGCCGCGCGCTTATCTTCAGGGACTTTCTCAGTTAAAAAGCGATCAATTGCGGGCAGGCCACCACTCGCAAATTGCGTCAGTACATTGCGGGTGACTTCAGCAAATTGTGCCTGACTTTGCGCCGAAACCCCGCCTCCCGCTTGTGCTTTCGCTGCGGTGCGACGGGCGATTTCTGGATGCAGGTTTGGATCAAGAATCACCTTGCGTAGACGCATGAAAGTATTGATCTGCATATCTTTATCCAGGGGTATCCGAACAAAGCTAAATGGTGCAGAGACTTCCCTGCGCATACCTGTCATGAAGTAGGCTGCATTATTCTCGAAGAATGGCGCCATATAGTTCTGATATTCAACTGCTTGCCCGGTATTGTCGCGCAGCTTGAATTGAACCATAGGCCCCAGATTGCGTACATTTTTATCGCTACGTACCGCTTGGGCGCTGGCCATTGCTTCCTGCAATTTATCCACGGCCATTGTCGAGGTATTGCTTGGCGCTTTATCAAAATTTTCAATGTTAAATGGGCGCAAATCACCAATTTCAAGCTGGTATTGCTCTTGTCCTAGCATTAGTGGAAGGCTGGTTTGCGAGCGAGCTGCCAGTGGCTGTGTTTTGCCCGTGCTTAGATCCCATTGCACGAAATCTAGCCCTGAGCCTCCGTCACCAAAACTCGCCTGATAAATGGCTATGCCATCAACGATTAGCGGGTGATTCACCTTTACGGTGCCGCTTTGAATTACTTTGCCGCTATTGAGATCGAGTACATCGATGTCACTGGCAAACAATTTGGGCATGCCAGTTGAATAATGTTCAATATGAAATTTCTTTAGCTTGAGAACGAAGGGAAGCTCTTGCACAAAATAGCCTTGCCCCGCGTTTAGAAACACCACTGATGCGCTGCCGCCTTCAGAAAGCGTGACATTCCCACGAAATGACAGGTTATTGCTTTCTAGACGCGAGCTTGGCGGGATCTGGCTTTGTGGGATATCGCGTGTTTCTGGTGTTTTTTTGCCAGTGGCTTCTAGTAACTTCAGCGGTAAATTGCCATCCATCAAGCCGCCAATACAAATTACAACAATCGCCGCATGGGCGAATAAATAACCCAATTTTTGCCAGCTGCCTTTTTTGGCGGCAATCACTAAAGTTTCGCCGTCGGTACGAGATTTGAACCGATAGCCTTGCTCGGTGAGGTGTTGCTCGACTGCCGCTGGCGTTAAAACGGTGTTTGTTTCAACTTGATGACTCATCAAGCGTAAAGAATTAGTGCTCGCTTTTTCTCGGTAGCTTTTGATGTCCCGTACGACTCCGGGGAAATGGCGCCAAATACATAAGCTAGTTGAGAGCACCAAAAAGGCCAGAATGAGTAAAAACCAGCTGGAGTGGTACACATCAAATAGGCCGATGGGCTCGAAAATGCCAAACCAAAAGTCGCCAAACTCGACGCGATAGTTCACGTATGGCTCATTTTGCTTTAATACCGTGCCAATAATTGAGGCAATGGCCAAAATGGTGAGCAAGCTAATGGCAAAGCGCATGGATGACAGTAGTTCAAAAAGCGCGCGCGAAAATGAGAGGTGACGAGTATTTTGGGTCATAACAAAAAAAAGGGGCGCTAAATCGCGACCCCTCTTGGTCTGCTGCGAGAGCAAACAGTTCCTATCAAAGAATTAATGAATTGCTTGAATGTACTCAGAAACCGCTTTGATTTCCTGATCAGACAATTTTGCCGCGATTTCAGACATTACTTGGTTGTTAGCACGCTCGCCAACCCGGAATGCAGTCAATTGCGCTGTTGTGTAAGCAGCGTGCTGGCTAGACAAACGTGGATATTGGCCAGGAATGCCGGCACCCGCAGGGCCGTGACAGGCCATACAGGCTGGTACGTTCTTGCTGGCTACACCACCGCGATAAATTTTCTTGCCCGCTTCGATCAGCTCTTTATTCGACGCGCCTTTCGCTTTCGGTGTTTGTTGGCTGAAGTAAGCTGCAACATTGGCCATATCTGCTGGTGATAATGGTGTCGCCATACCTAACATCACAGGATTTTTGCGTTTTTGTGATTTGAATTCAGTTAATTGTTTGACGATATACTCGGGGTGTTGGCCAGCAAGGCTAGGGTTGGCACTTACAACACTATTGCCGTCGGCGCCATGACAGGCTGCGCAGACTTGATCGACAATTAATTTGCCCTTGGCAGGGTCACCCTTAGCGCCAGCGGCAAAAACAGCTGGTGCCATCATCAAAAGTGCTGCTAGCTTTACCGCCACAGTCATGCTGCGCATAAATCCGCTCCCGTAATTAAGCGTACGTCGGTCGTTTTTTGTGGGCATTAACCCGTAGTCTGCCGACGATGGTCTATCAAATGCTGGTATTCTATAGCAAGACCCCGATACAAACCACTATGGCGCTCACAGATGTCCCTATTTCAAGGCCTAACATTCCTTACTACTGTCAATGATTTAAAAGCTCTGCCCAATGAAGGCATTGAGGTCGCATTTGCTGGCCGCTCGAATGCGGGTAAATCCAGTGCAATTAACACTTTAGCAAATCATACTCGTTTAGCTTTTGTCTCTAAAACGCCTGGTCGTACCCAACACATCAATTATTTTGATTTTGGCCAGTCGCGTCGATTGGTTGATTTGCCCGGCTACGGCTATGCCGCGGTCCCAGAAGCGGTACGTAAACACTGGCAGGGCCTGCTTGGTAAATACCTTGAAACTCGTCCGAATCTAATTGGCCTTGTGCTGATCATGGACAGTCGTCGTCCGTTGACGGATCTAGATCGTGTGATGCTGGATTTCTTTTTACCAACTGGCAAGCCCGTGCATTGTGTACTCACTAAATCTGATAAATTGAATAATCAAGAAAAAGTACAGGCTTTGCGCTCGGTGAAGGATGAATTTAAAGGTAATCCGCAAATTACAGTGCAGCTGTTCTCTAGCTCTAAAAAGCAAGGCGTTACTGAGGTGGAACAAGTTGTTGGTGGCTGGTTCGAGGAGATCATGCAGCAACTTGCTGCAAGCGAACCGATGGACGGAGAATGATTCTCCTTGCGAAATAAGTCAGGACGACTATCTTAATCTGTAGGTGCGCCCCTGCACCTCCCGCTTTTCCTCCCTGAGCGGGGCTTCTGAAAAGAAGCAATCTATATGGCCCCAGTCAAGCCAACTTCGACTGGGGTTTCTTTTTTTCTACGGTTGCTGGATTAATCTTGCTCTAATCCAAGACTGCAGAATATGATTTTCCCCTCAATATAAAACTAATTCAGATAGCATCCACTTTGGTTTTGGTGTGTTATCGTTGTTGCCAGCGGCAATTGATGTTGCTGGGTGGTCCAATTCGGGGGAGTCACATGTCCAATTTGTCAGGCGTTAAGGTGATGGTGATTGACGATAGCAATACGATCCGTCGCAGCGCTGAGATTTTTTTGGGGCAGGCAGGCTGTGAGGTTATTTTGGCCGAGGATGGATTTGATGCATTGGCTAAGATAGCAGACCACCACCCTAATGTGATCTTTGTCGATGTCATGATGCCACGCTTGGATGGTTATCAGACCTGCTCATTAATTAAGAAAAACCCGCGCTTTAAGGCCACTCCAGTGGTTATGCTCTCATCAAAAGATGGACTGTTTGACCGTGCGCGGGGGAGGATGGTTGGATCAGATGAATATCTGACCAAACCATTTACAAAAGATAGTTTACTAGCCGCTGTGCGCTTGCACGCCGGTTTGGTTTGAAATTCTCACATTTATGGAATGTAAAGCATTATGGCGATCAAAAAAATTCTGATTGTTGATGACTCTCCGACAGAGCGGCATTTTTTGGGCGAATTATTGACCAAAAATGGCTTTCAAATTATGACGCTGGAGTCCGGTGAAGAGGCTGTTTTGAAGACGAAAGAGTTGATGCCGGACTTGATCTTGATGGATGTGGTAATGCCAGGTATGAACGGCTTTCAAGCTACCCGCACGATCAGTCGCGACGAAGCTACAAAGCACATCCCAATCATTATGTGTACGTCAAAAAACCAAGAAACCGATATGGTTTGGGCTAAGCGTCAAGGTGCAGTTGAGTACGTAGTAAAGCCAGTTGATTCACAAGAATTGCTCAACAAAATTGCCAACCTATAACATAACTGGGGTTGCAAATGGCTAAACGCATTAGTTTGCGAGAGTATCAGCAGGGGGTGATGAACCGCCTGCAGAGTGCAGCTGCAGTGGCTCAGGTAGATGCCCGCTTGGGGATTATGATCGGCACTGAAAATTGGTTGGTTGATTTGGGCGATGTGGCTGAGGTAATGCCTGTGCCAGTAGTTGCTCCGGTTCCGCTTGGTTTTGCGTGGTTCAAAGGTGTTGCCAATATTCGCGGTAATTTGGTTAGTGTTTCTGATCTGCCGGCGTTTTTTGGTTTGCAACACGGCGGATTTACCAGTATGTCACGTTTGGTTTTGCTGCAGCCACGCCATTTGCCGCACGCAGCAGTTTTGGTGAACCGGATGCTTGGGTTGAAGCACTTGGCCGATTTGACTTTGCAGGATGCCGATCCTGCACGTCAGCCGTGGTTGGGTGAGGTTTATCAGGATGCTGCAGGGCAAAGTTGGAAAACATTAAATGTCGCTGAGCTGGTGAGTCAACCCAGCTTCTTGCAAACAGGTATCGCATAAAAACATAGATCACAACTTGATGTGGTTTGGGAGGTTGCAATGGGAGTGGTGGATAAAATAAAAGGTCTGTTTTCAGGTAGTGATCAGGCGGGCAAAACTGCGGATAAAAAGCAGTCTTTTGATCCCTCTAGAACTACATGGATCTTGGATAAAATGCGTCTTCCAGAAGGTGGGGATGCTAAAGCACTAAAACCATTGCCAGTGATTGGTCATATGGCGCCACGCCAGCAAATGGCAATTTTATTGGTAGTCATGATTGCCAGTTTGTTGGTGTTTGCATTGACTGCCTTTTTGTCGTTTCAAGCTGCAGAAAACAACGCCAAGCATCAAGCGATTGCTACAGAGATGCAGATGCTTTCACAGCGTTTAGCGCGGGCATCCAATCAGTCTGTTCAGGGTAATGCAGATTCTTTCCAGATTTTGGAAGAAGCTTACCAAAAGTTTGACGAAAATTTGAAAGAACTCACGGATAGTCGAAGCATTTTTAGCTTGTTTCAAGTTTCAGGTTCTGAGCAGCTCGAAAAGCTGAATGAAACGTGGAACGCGTCGTATCGACCTAACCCAAGCCGCCCTACGGTAGACACCATTTTAAAGCAAAAGCCACAGCTGATTACGATTGGTAAAAGTGTTGATGGTATCAATACCAATGATGCCAAACTGCTCGAGCAAACACAGCAATTAACATCAATGTTGAGTGATGCTGGTGCTAATGCGCGTGAGCTTGATTATGCCAACCAGCTGTCGATGCTATCGCAGCGTATGTCTAAAAATGCCAATGCAATGCTGGCCTCAGAGTTGATTAACCCTGAAGTTGTGTTTTTGCTAGGTAAAGATGTTTCAACCTTTAATGAAATTGTGAAGGGTTTTTCTGAGGGTAACGCAGAGTTGCAATTGCGTGCTGTTCAGACGTCTGCGTTGGCTGAGAAACTCGAACAAATTAATGTACTGTTCAAAGATTTTGAGGTGGTGGTGGCCTCTTTCTCGAAAAACATGCAGCCTCTTGTGAATACTCGCTTGGCTAACCAAGCTATTGTGCGCGACTCAGATAAATTGCTCAGCGATTCTATTGAGCTGGCAAACCAGTATCAAAATAAGGTCGGCGGCTTTATTGTTAGTGCCTTGGAAGTGGTCTTGATCGTAATTTCCCTCGGCTCGCTGTTATTGCTGGTGAAGGTCTTTAACCAGGAGTCTGTGAAACGTCGTCTGGCTTCGGAAAGTGAGAACCGCAAAAATCAGGATGCGATTTTGCGCTTGTTGAATGAAATGGGGGATTTGGCAGACGGCGATTTGACGATTCGAGCATCGGTTACGGAAGATCTAACTGGGGCGATTGCGGACTCTATTAACTTTACGATTGAAGAGTTGCGCTCGTTGATTACGGGTATCAACCGTGCAACTGAAAAAGTAAACTCGGCAACAACTGAAGCCC from Chitinibacter fontanus encodes:
- the ispE gene encoding 4-(cytidine 5'-diphospho)-2-C-methyl-D-erythritol kinase, whose product is MSFTPIIDAQGFAAFPAPAKLNLFLHITGRRADGYHLLESIFQLIDAHDTIWLRVRQDGQVIHHNPIENVPAESDLTVRAARLLQGHTQQQLGVDIRVEKRLPMGGGMGGGSSDAATVLLALNRLWSLNLSRQALMTLGLQLGADVPFFIFGRNALVEGIGEIMTPIETPVAHFVVLHPPVHVPTPAIFGDPELTRDTPSLKVALLEGRADQVELKNDLEPVAVRKFPQIAECIQWLSQYAPAKMTGSGSCVFAQFIADGAEKNASQNRANAVISCLPKEMTGFVSSTLSQHQLLDFASD
- a CDS encoding 50S ribosomal protein L25/general stress protein Ctc — its product is MTFELNATSRAKQGTGASRRLRKAGQLPGIVYGGSVEPTAISLDHNSMYYTLQNEKFHTALINLSIDGAAAEQVLLRAVQYHPFKQQVQHVDFQRVTADSVIELKVPLHFVNGDTCLGVKLQGGAISNILNEVMVRCVASKLPEFITVDQANLAVGNLSVHLSDLVLPEGVQLVSLLRGADLAVSMLNGAKG
- the ccsB gene encoding c-type cytochrome biogenesis protein CcsB, which produces MTSLLQARRWPDYAFAALILMTAAMTWRLYSNYLDYYEQGILLGSAAGLIWLGWFWAPLRWFFPVCGAVALAAIALYQGELARGQTAFWLKYVLASQSAVMWMCVLFFLSMLMYWVGMFKRSATALGIASGLAWAGAAMAMISKLVRWYESYLIGSDVGHIPVSNLYEVFILFCLITTLMYLYYEAKFSAKAMGAFVLPIICAAVGFIIWYTFDRQAHEIQPLIPALQSWWMKIHVPANFVGYGAFALSAMLGVAQLMVAKGWLVNRLPSYDTLGEVMYKAIAVGFLFFTIATVLGAMWAADAWGGYWSWDPKETWALIVWLNYAAWLHIRLVKGWRGNVLAWWAVIGLLVTTFAFIGVNMFLSGLHSYGGL
- a CDS encoding cytochrome c biogenesis protein ResB produces the protein MRFAISLLTILAIASIIGTVLKQNEPYVNYRVEFGDFWFGIFEPIGLFDVYHSSWFLLILAFLVLSTSLCIWRHFPGVVRDIKSYREKASTNSLRLMSHQVETNTVLTPAAVEQHLTEQGYRFKSRTDGETLVIAAKKGSWQKLGYLFAHAAIVVICIGGLMDGNLPLKLLEATGKKTPETRDIPQSQIPPSSRLESNNLSFRGNVTLSEGGSASVVFLNAGQGYFVQELPFVLKLKKFHIEHYSTGMPKLFASDIDVLDLNSGKVIQSGTVKVNHPLIVDGIAIYQASFGDGGSGLDFVQWDLSTGKTQPLAARSQTSLPLMLGQEQYQLEIGDLRPFNIENFDKAPSNTSTMAVDKLQEAMASAQAVRSDKNVRNLGPMVQFKLRDNTGQAVEYQNYMAPFFENNAAYFMTGMRREVSAPFSFVRIPLDKDMQINTFMRLRKVILDPNLHPEIARRTAAKAQAGGGVSAQSQAQFAEVTRNVLTQFASGGLPAIDRFLTEKVPEDKRAAVAQTYLKILQGAMIDAMDVAQGQVGLPTIAVNEAQYRFLMDSLVATSQLFDYGAPTLLQLNGFTEVKASGFQLTRSPGKNVVYLGSLLLILGVFCMFYIRENRLWIRLSPQGTLVAMSSNRKTPELDKEFALHTSALLNRNKE
- a CDS encoding CobW family GTP-binding protein; the encoded protein is MSKKVAIPVNIVTGFLGVGKTTALMNLLANKPADEYWAIVVNEFGEVGIDGASLSAAGEGLQVAEVPGGCICCTTSPQLRVTLTRLARGMRPDRLLIEPSGLGHPAGIVDLLRDPMLASAFELRAIITLLDPRHLNDSRYTTHETWRDQLQLADVLILNKCDLADAEQIAAAEKMAAAQFPPKLAVAHTRQGIFAAELLDLELHPERWSDAPESIAQTHSHRLMPRRKTSAEIEPIQPAAWPMRKQQSSLGSHSCGWIFAPDTLFSSSKVAALFEVLSQPSELGLSGLSRAKGVFQTERDWYRFDWVEGMVGAAPSAYRRDSRFEVIVESETAPDWTLLEAKLLATLITPR
- a CDS encoding ribose-phosphate pyrophosphokinase, with product MAYDSLMVFTGNANPRLAERVVNHLDISLGRATVGRFSDGEVTVELLENVRGRDVFVLQSTCVPTNDNIMEMMLMVDALKRASAGRITAAIPYFGYARQDRRPRSARVPISAKIVANMLQVAGVDRVLTVDVHADQIQGFFDIPVDNIYSTPVLLADIRAKNHEDLMIVSPDVGGVLRARAMAKQLGVDMAIIDKRRPKANVAEVMHIIGDVKDRTCIIIDDMIDTANTLCKAAEALKKFGAKKVMAYATHPVFSGAAVERILQSALDEVVVTDTIPVSEEAQASGRVRVVSIAGLLAETMRRINNEESVSSLFVD
- the pth gene encoding aminoacyl-tRNA hydrolase, yielding MAIKLIVGLGNPGAEYEATRHNAGFWLVDQLARDGKIMLRHDSKFHGLIGRVNIAGHDVWLLQPQTFMNRSGLAVVALAQFYKILPDEILVVHDELDIAPGLAKLKQGGGHGGHNGLRDIQAHLGTPNFWRLRIGVGHPGNKAEVANFVLKPPRKEEQALIDDALMKSLVVLPKLLAGQAGAAMSLLHTDESKKREHKPAPKAAE